From Mauremys mutica isolate MM-2020 ecotype Southern chromosome 15, ASM2049712v1, whole genome shotgun sequence, one genomic window encodes:
- the HRC gene encoding sarcoplasmic reticulum histidine-rich calcium-binding protein: MAPPMAWLLLGLLCALQPPGVRGNHHHGDVEPPQQAQGQPYHHDDPGPGHHRHGDVEPPQQAQGQPHHHGEEEQPHGRHGDVALPQQAEGQPPPEAPGPGHHHHHGDVEPQGQPHFHGDRPHHHGDEEEQPHEAEDAPGPRRHDDEEEDAPRRRRHDAEEDEDEARWRPQPEEEEEDGRPGHSEESDESEEEGDESEEEGDESEERVLTKPHGEERRARARQGEEDDEGEEEEEEEEEDGYQPGSVCQYCAFCKHCGECEKCPCKEGDTSEHCESCQYCQFCYVCPLLCETGCQPGGIMDQLSGALVQSVSSIFEHQEQ, translated from the exons ATGGCCCCCCCCATGGCCTGGCTCCTACTGGGCCTGCTCTgcgccctgcagccccccgggGTCCGTGGCAACCATCACCACGGCGACGTGGAACCCCCCCAGCAGGCCCAGGGGCAGCCGTATCACCACGACGACCCTGGCCCCGGCCACCATCGCCACGGTGACGTGGAACCCCCGCAGCAGGCCCAGGGGCAGCCGCATCACCACGGCGAGGAGGAGCAGCCCCACGGTCGCCACGGCGACGTGGCGCTCCCCCAGCAGGCCGAGGGGCAGCCGCCTCCCGAggcccctggccctggccaccACCATCACCACGGCGACGTAGAGCCTCAGGGGCAGCCCCACTTCCACGGGGACCGCCCCCATCACCATGGCGATGAGGAGGAGCAGCCCCATGAGGCAGAAGATGCCCCTGGGCCCCGTCGCCACGACGACGAGGAAGAAGATGCCCCCAGGCGCCGTCGCCATGACGCTGAGGAGGATGAGGAcgaggcccgttggcgcccccagcccgaggaggaggaggaggatggccgCCCTGGGCACAGCGAGGAGTCGGACGAGTCCGAGGAGGAAGGGGACGAGTCCGAGGAGGAGGGGGACGAGTCCGAGGAGAGGGTCCTGACGAAGCCCCACGGGGAGGAGAGACGGGCCAGGGCGCGCCAGGGGGAGGAAGATGATG AGggcgaggaagaggaagaggaggaggaagaggacggCTACCAGCCGGGCTCCGTGTGCCAATACTGCGCCTTCTGCAAG CACTGCGGGGAATGCGAGAAGTGCCCATGCAAGGAGGGTGACACCAGCGAGCACTGCGAGTCCTGCCAG tACTGCCAGTTCTGCTACGTGTGCCCCCTCCTCTGTGAGACGGGCTGCCAGCCAG GAGGCATCATGGACCAGCTCTCTGGGGCCTTGGTCCA gtcTGTCTCATCCATCTTCGAACATCAGGAGCAGTGA